Proteins from one Panthera leo isolate Ple1 chromosome D1, P.leo_Ple1_pat1.1, whole genome shotgun sequence genomic window:
- the LOC122200467 gene encoding olfactory receptor 52A1-like yields MAISNITVFRPSVLTLIGIPGLETVQCWIGIPFCVMYLIAMIGNSLLLIIIRSERSLHEPMYIFVGMLGVTDIALGTSIVPKMLGIFWFHVPEIYFDSCLLQMGLIHTFQGIESGILLAMALDRYVAICYPLRHAAIFTHRLVTQIGAVVTLRAALLVAPSLVLIKCRFQFYHTTIISHCYCEHMAIVKLAASNVRANKIYGLFVAFIVAGFDLTFITLSYAQIFFTVFRLPQKEARLKAFNTCIAHICVFLQFYLLAFFSFFTHRFGAHVPPYIHILFSSLYLLVPPFLNPLVYGAKTKQIRIHVVKMLYS; encoded by the coding sequence ATGGCCATTTCCAACATCACCGTCTTCAGGCCTTCTGTGTTGACGCTGATAGGGATCCCAGGCCTAGAGACTGTGCAGTGCTGGATTGGGATTCCATTCTGTGTCATGTATCTCATTGCTATGATTGGAAACTCCTTGCTTCTGATCATCATCAGGTCAGAGCGCAGCCTTCATGAGCCCATGTACATTTTCGTAGGCATGCTGGGAGTCACAGATATTGCACTTGGCACGAGCATTGTGCCCAAGATGCTTGGAATTTTCTGGTTTCATGTGCCAGAGATTTATTTTGATTCTTGCTTGCTTCAAATGGGGCTCATCCACACATTTCAAGGCATAGAGTCAGGCATCCTTCTGGCCATGGCTCTGGACCGTTATGTGGCCATCTGTTATCCACTAAGACATGCTGCCATCTTCACCCACCGCCTAGTCACCCAAATAGGGGCTGTGGTAACACTCAGGGCTGCCCTTCTCGTAGCCCCATCTTTAGTACTGATAAAATGCCGGTTTCAGTTTTACCATACAACCATCATCTCCCACTGCTACTGTGAACATATGGCCATTGTGAAACTGGCTGCATCAAATGTGCGGGCCAACAAAATCTATGGTTTGTTTGTGGCATTTATAGTTGCAGGGTTCGACCTCACATTCATCACTTTGTCTTATGCACAGATCTTTTTTACAGTTTTTCGTTTGCCCCAGAAGGAGGCTCGGTTGAAAGCATTCAATACGTGCATCGCTCacatctgtgtctttctccagttctacctccttgccttcttctccttcttcacaCATAGGTTTGGTGCTCATGTTCCCCCTTATATCCACATCCTCTTTTCTAGCCTCTACTTGCTGGTTCCCCCGTTTCTCAATCCACTTGTCTATGGTGCCAAGACCAAGCAGATCCGCATTCATGTGGTAAAGATGTTGTATTCATAA
- the LOC122201226 gene encoding LOW QUALITY PROTEIN: olfactory receptor 52A5-like (The sequence of the model RefSeq protein was modified relative to this genomic sequence to represent the inferred CDS: inserted 1 base in 1 codon), protein MLLLNGSVFMPSVLTLIGIPGLQSVQCWIGIPFCVMYVIAVIGNSLILGIIRYERSLHKPMYIFLAMLGATDIALSTCILPKMLGIXWFHLPEISFAACLLQMWLIHSFQAIESGILLAMALDRYVAICDPLRHTTIFSQQLLTHIGVGVTLRAAILTVPSIMLIKCRLKLYRTTVISHSYCEHMAVVKLAIEDVRINKTYGLFVAFSILGFDIIFITLSYVQIFLTVFQLPQKEARFKAFNTCIAHICVFLQFYLLAFFSFFTHRFGSHIPPYVHILLSNLYLLVPPFLNPIVYGVKTKQIRDHVLKMFLPKKP, encoded by the exons ATGCTCCTCCTCAATGGCTCAGTCTTTATGCCCTCTGTACTAACACTCATTGGGATTCCTGGACTACAGTCAGTGCAGTGTTGGATTGGGATCCCATTCTGTGTCATGTATGTCATCGCTGTGATCGGGAATTCCCTAATCTTGGGTATCATCAGATATGAACGCAGCCTCCATAAGCCCATGTACATATTTTTGGCCATGCTGGGAGCCACAGACATTGCACTTAGCACCTGTATTCTTCCCAAAATGTTAGGCA TCTGGTTTCATTTGCCAGAGATTTCCTTTGCAGCCTGCCTGCTACAAATGTGGCTTATCCATTCGTTCCAGGCAATCGAATCAGGCATCCTACTGGCAATGGCCCTAgatcgctatgtggccatctgtgaCCCCTTGAGACACACCACCATCTTCTCCCAGCAACTCTTGACTCACATTGGAGTTGGGGTGACACTCCGGGCTGCCATTCTTACAGTACCATCCATTATGCTCATCAAATGTCGTCTGAAACTCTACCGAACTACAGTCATCTCTCACTCTTACTGTGAGCACATGGCCGTTGTGAAGCTAGCTATTGAAGATGTCAGGATCAACAAAACATATGGTCTATTTGTTGCCTTCAGTATCTTAGGTTTTGACATAATCTTCATCACCTTGTCTTACGTTCAAATCTTTCTCACTGTGTTTCAATTGCCCCAGAAGGAGGCACGATTCAAGGCCTTTAATACGTGCATTGCCCacatctgtgtcttcctccagTTCTAcctccttgctttcttctctttcttcacacATCGGTTTGGTTCTCACATACCACCATATGTTCATATCCTCCTATCAAACCTTTACCTGTTAGTCCCACCTTTTCTCAACCCCATTGTCTATGGTGTGAAAACCAAACAAATTCGTGACCATGTCCTAAAAATGTTTCTTCCTAAAAAACCTTAA